One segment of Caldanaerobius polysaccharolyticus DSM 13641 DNA contains the following:
- a CDS encoding IS110 family RNA-guided transposase has protein sequence MPSTLFVGIDISSQSNSVFFIDQDGNNLIKKPFSVSNDIPGADSIISEVISHAKAIDASCVKIGMEATSHYAWHLHLHLASSPDLAPFNPKFFVMNPSVVSGFKKAYTHLPKTDDFDARVIADCVRFGRVNPAPTPDFKYAALQRLTRFRYHLVQTISSEKSRSLNLLYLKFSSYKEDCPFSDVFGSASTSVFDSFTPDEIAVMPMEDLVDFVLSHGNNRLSNPKEIAKTLKSAANRAYRLNPDMCDTVSMTLTMTLENIRFLESQLKKLDKEISKQLNAFRQTLTTIPGIGDVLAAGLVAEIGDVKRFKNECAVAKFACLVWNKYQSGNFSAEDTSSAKKFPSIIIQYMEVY, from the coding sequence GTGCCCAGTACTTTATTCGTCGGTATCGACATCAGCAGTCAATCTAATTCTGTTTTCTTTATTGATCAAGATGGCAATAACCTCATTAAGAAGCCTTTTTCGGTTTCTAATGATATACCAGGTGCTGATTCTATCATCTCTGAGGTGATCTCACATGCTAAAGCTATTGATGCTTCCTGTGTCAAAATTGGTATGGAAGCTACTTCTCATTATGCATGGCACCTCCATCTTCACCTGGCTTCTTCTCCTGACCTGGCACCTTTTAACCCTAAATTCTTTGTCATGAATCCATCTGTCGTCAGTGGTTTTAAAAAGGCTTATACCCATTTGCCTAAAACTGACGATTTTGATGCCAGAGTCATTGCTGATTGTGTCAGATTCGGTAGGGTAAACCCTGCTCCTACACCTGACTTTAAATATGCTGCACTACAGCGCCTTACTCGCTTTAGATACCACCTGGTACAGACTATATCCAGTGAAAAGAGCAGATCTTTGAACCTGCTTTATCTCAAGTTCTCTTCATACAAGGAAGACTGCCCTTTTAGCGACGTCTTTGGCTCAGCATCTACTTCTGTTTTTGATTCTTTTACTCCTGATGAGATCGCTGTTATGCCTATGGAGGATCTTGTTGATTTTGTCTTGAGTCATGGCAACAATAGATTGAGCAATCCCAAAGAAATTGCTAAAACACTTAAATCCGCTGCTAACAGGGCATATCGTCTTAATCCCGACATGTGCGATACTGTTAGTATGACTTTGACCATGACTCTTGAAAATATTAGATTTCTTGAATCTCAGCTTAAGAAACTGGATAAAGAAATCTCTAAACAGCTTAATGCTTTTCGCCAAACTCTGACTACTATTCCAGGCATCGGCGATGTATTAGCCGCAGGCCTTGTGGCTGAGATTGGTGATGTTAAGCGGTTTAAAAATGAATGCGCTGTAGCCAAATTTGCATGCCTTGTGTGGAATAAATATCAATCTGGTAACTTTAGTGCTGAAGACACCTCTTCAGCTAAGAAATTTCCTTCCATTATTATCCAATATATGGAGGTTTATTAA
- a CDS encoding IS110 family RNA-guided transposase yields MTNQPIAGFDVSKKFSDMCILSPDNKVFARMRVHHNISDFRKACSLLKEAEKEFAMTPIIIMEATGHYHRLLFHFLKNSGYEVIVVNPIQTDSIKNISVRKVKNDKVDAYRIAILYRLRELKPTNTPVEAILDIRNLCRQYYDISDDCTAYKNKLIAILDELFPGFNDIFGNIASKTALEILSTYPTPEDILNAPKDMLVEIISKASRKGLKWSLNKYDKLIDIANEVKPLFIKHSSSNVLLNTVITLIKTFQDLLKQIENEIHKIITNNPDYVGKAIELLDSIPGIDTITAATILGEIGDFSAFKSPKQLVAFFGIDPSQKDSGQFKSSNNKMSKRGSKILRRVLYTTAMANVRKKCNKELFNPVLFEYYNQKLASKPKKVALVAVMHKLVYIIFAVLRDQSPFMLRTPEEHKKLLVLKALQQRGKTA; encoded by the coding sequence ATGACTAATCAACCAATAGCTGGCTTTGATGTTAGTAAAAAATTCAGTGATATGTGCATCCTAAGCCCTGACAACAAAGTATTTGCTAGAATGAGAGTACATCATAACATATCCGACTTCAGAAAAGCTTGCTCTCTTTTAAAAGAGGCGGAAAAGGAGTTCGCTATGACACCCATAATTATCATGGAAGCTACTGGCCACTATCATAGACTCCTTTTCCATTTCCTCAAAAACTCTGGATATGAGGTTATTGTAGTTAACCCCATCCAAACTGATTCTATCAAAAATATCAGCGTAAGGAAAGTAAAAAATGATAAAGTTGATGCTTACCGTATTGCTATCCTCTACAGGCTTAGGGAACTCAAGCCTACCAATACGCCTGTAGAAGCCATATTAGACATTCGCAATCTCTGCAGGCAATATTATGATATTTCCGATGACTGTACTGCTTACAAAAATAAACTAATTGCTATCTTGGACGAATTGTTCCCAGGGTTCAATGACATCTTCGGAAACATAGCATCTAAAACTGCACTTGAGATTCTCTCAACTTATCCTACACCAGAAGATATACTAAATGCTCCAAAGGATATGCTTGTTGAAATTATCTCTAAGGCTAGCCGTAAAGGTTTAAAATGGTCTTTGAACAAATACGACAAGCTTATAGACATTGCAAATGAGGTTAAACCCTTATTCATCAAACATTCTAGCAGCAATGTTCTTTTAAACACTGTCATTACTTTAATTAAAACATTTCAAGACCTCTTAAAACAGATTGAAAATGAAATACATAAAATTATTACAAATAATCCTGACTATGTTGGCAAAGCAATTGAACTTTTAGATTCAATTCCTGGTATAGATACTATAACAGCCGCTACAATACTTGGTGAAATAGGTGACTTTTCGGCTTTTAAGAGTCCTAAACAGCTTGTTGCTTTCTTCGGTATCGATCCTTCTCAAAAGGATTCTGGACAATTCAAAAGTTCTAATAACAAAATGTCTAAAAGAGGTTCAAAAATACTCAGGAGAGTATTATATACTACTGCAATGGCCAATGTACGAAAAAAATGCAACAAGGAATTATTTAACCCGGTACTATTTGAATATTACAACCAAAAGCTTGCTTCTAAGCCTAAAAAAGTCGCCTTAGTTGCCGTAATGCATAAGCTTGTATATATCATTTTTGCCGTGTTGAGAGATCAAAGCCCTTTTATGTTAAGAACACCTGAAGAACATAAAAAATTACTCGTTCTTAAAGCGTTACAGCAACGGGGAAAAACGGCTTAA
- a CDS encoding IS110 family RNA-guided transposase, giving the protein MLHCQKTLIVGVDIAKEKHHARAFDYRGVEYGKRLEFENNREGMEKFLAWAMDLMRKNKKDHLMVGMEPTGHYWLCFAQYLKDNDVKVVLVNPFHVKRSKELDDNSPTKSDHKDPKTIAMLVKDGRYVEPNIPEGIYAELRAAMDIRERLNKQLGMIKNQVARWLDIYFPEFNTVFADWEGKAALVTLKEFPTPEKIAKKSMEEILSCWKKEVQRAIGQKRAIELLNAARKSIGRREGIKMAEYELKSTLEQYELLRKQLEEVDKEIKELVMQVPGVNEMLKIKGIGINTVAGFISEVGDIERYEHPKQIQKLAGLNLVENSSGKHKGETVISKRGRRRLRSILFKAIMPIVAKNKEFQELHKYYTTRAQNPLKKKQSLIALCCKMIRIFYVILRKGVKYDPVKMLKDIKRPPLQEVA; this is encoded by the coding sequence ATTTTACACTGCCAAAAAACATTAATCGTAGGAGTGGACATTGCTAAAGAAAAGCATCACGCCAGAGCATTTGATTACAGGGGCGTGGAGTACGGTAAACGCCTGGAATTCGAAAACAACAGAGAAGGTATGGAAAAATTTCTTGCATGGGCGATGGATTTGATGAGAAAAAACAAAAAAGACCATTTGATGGTCGGTATGGAACCTACGGGCCATTACTGGTTGTGTTTTGCCCAGTATCTTAAAGATAATGACGTAAAGGTAGTGTTAGTGAATCCATTCCATGTAAAAAGAAGCAAAGAATTAGACGATAATTCACCAACAAAAAGCGACCACAAGGATCCCAAGACAATAGCAATGCTTGTCAAAGACGGCAGGTATGTGGAGCCCAATATACCCGAAGGGATATACGCAGAATTAAGGGCTGCAATGGACATACGCGAGAGATTAAACAAGCAATTGGGGATGATAAAGAACCAGGTTGCAAGGTGGCTTGACATATACTTTCCTGAATTTAATACAGTATTTGCGGATTGGGAAGGCAAAGCAGCACTTGTGACGTTAAAAGAATTTCCGACGCCGGAGAAGATAGCTAAAAAAAGCATGGAAGAGATACTATCATGCTGGAAAAAAGAAGTACAACGTGCAATAGGCCAAAAAAGGGCAATAGAGCTCTTAAATGCTGCAAGAAAGAGTATAGGCAGAAGAGAGGGCATCAAGATGGCAGAATACGAATTAAAGAGTACCCTCGAGCAATATGAACTGCTTAGAAAGCAGCTTGAAGAGGTAGATAAAGAAATAAAAGAGCTTGTGATGCAGGTACCTGGAGTTAATGAGATGTTAAAGATCAAAGGCATAGGTATAAATACAGTAGCAGGATTTATTTCAGAAGTAGGAGATATAGAGAGATATGAGCACCCAAAGCAGATACAAAAGCTGGCGGGATTAAATCTGGTAGAGAATAGCTCGGGTAAACACAAAGGGGAGACAGTAATAAGCAAAAGGGGGCGAAGACGATTAAGAAGCATATTATTCAAGGCAATAATGCCGATTGTGGCAAAGAATAAAGAATTCCAGGAGCTTCACAAGTACTACACGACCCGGGCACAAAACCCATTAAAAAAGAAACAATCATTGATAGCATTATGCTGCAAGATGATAAGGATATTCTACGTAATACTGAGAAAAGGCGTAAAATACGATCCGGTTAAGATGCTAAAAGACATAAAGAGGCCCCCATTACAGGAAGTTGCGTAA
- the hag gene encoding flagellin Hag: MIINHNLSALNAWRQLSINNTNTQKALEKLSSGYRINRAGDDAAGLAISEKMRGQIRGLSMAQKNAQDGISLIQTAEGALNETHSILQRMRELVVQAGNLGTNQPEDLQAIQDEINALAQEIDGISQRTQFNGKTLLNGDYSSSALVFQIGANQAQQLSLTIGQMDAATLGIDTSATINVTSNSFSFDAAISVIDIAINTVSAERSKLGATQNRLEHTINNLGTAEENLTAAESRIRDVDMAKEMMEFTKNNILNQAATAMLAQANQLPQNVLQLLR, from the coding sequence ATGATAATAAACCATAACTTAAGCGCATTAAATGCGTGGAGACAGCTTTCAATTAATAACACCAACACACAAAAGGCCTTAGAGAAGCTGTCATCAGGTTACAGGATCAACAGGGCAGGCGACGACGCAGCAGGTTTGGCTATATCGGAGAAAATGAGAGGGCAAATAAGAGGACTGAGCATGGCACAGAAAAATGCTCAAGACGGCATTTCTTTAATTCAGACAGCTGAAGGCGCTTTAAATGAAACCCACTCTATTTTACAGCGTATGAGAGAACTGGTGGTACAGGCTGGTAACTTGGGTACCAATCAACCTGAAGACTTACAAGCGATACAGGATGAAATTAATGCATTAGCTCAGGAGATTGATGGAATCAGCCAGCGTACACAATTTAACGGAAAAACATTGTTAAATGGAGATTATTCATCTAGTGCTTTAGTATTTCAAATTGGCGCTAATCAAGCACAGCAATTGAGTTTAACAATTGGACAGATGGATGCTGCTACTTTGGGAATAGATACAAGTGCAACAATAAATGTAACAAGTAATAGTTTTAGTTTTGATGCTGCTATAAGTGTTATTGATATTGCTATTAATACTGTGTCGGCAGAACGTTCTAAATTGGGTGCCACTCAGAATCGTTTGGAACATACTATTAACAATTTGGGTACAGCAGAAGAAAACCTAACTGCAGCTGAATCGCGTATAAGAGATGTAGATATGGCCAAAGAAATGATGGAGTTTACAAAGAACAACATATTGAACCAGGCAGCGACAGCTATGTTAGCGCAGGCAAATCAATTACCACAGAACGTGTTGCAGTTACTGAGGTAA
- a CDS encoding ATP-binding protein: MLRNGDGIYYVGSDSVKIPYGISNFKRLREEGYLYVDKTMFIEKIEKLNSNYLFFIRPRRFGKSLFLSTLENYYDINAVDDFNELFGDLYIGKNPTNQKNKYMIFRLNFSGLNTSNKDSLEESFKLRLLNSAEDFFNKYKNIFGEIDGVIDRIKNIGDISSIFITVVNQVKNVDGRIYLIIDEYDHFANDIIAMGESQLYKEIIRASGFVRDFYETVKIGTESVVERIFITGISPIMLDDLTSGFNIALNITMDVNMNEMLGFTESEVNGIIEKLGIERKDIMINLREYYNGYLFNEFSTERVYNPDMVLYFLDQFIRFNQRPRYLIDDNVKMDYGRLNRLSMNIENQRILKNIVENEGITSDVVTRFSFDRMYDQEYFVSLLFYMGLLTIDRKEKSRLILKIPNYVIKTVYWEYVVNSIKREYNIVLDTESLRIAIEEMAYNGDIMPYIDYIRDNVLKALSNRDMIDFNEKYIKVILFSYLVLSGLYRPVSEREVENRYIDICFERDIRATDVKYEWLIELKYVKEKDRSRLEAIKQEGLRQLAKYVDSKGFKERKDVKAALVVFIGKGEYMYFENPL, translated from the coding sequence ATGTTAAGAAATGGGGATGGGATATATTATGTGGGGAGTGATAGTGTGAAAATACCGTATGGCATATCCAATTTTAAGAGATTAAGAGAAGAAGGTTATCTATATGTAGACAAGACGATGTTTATAGAGAAAATAGAGAAGTTAAACAGTAACTATTTATTTTTCATCAGACCTAGGAGGTTTGGTAAGAGCTTATTTTTGTCAACTCTGGAGAATTATTATGATATAAATGCCGTAGATGACTTTAACGAATTGTTTGGGGATTTGTATATAGGTAAAAATCCAACCAATCAGAAAAATAAGTATATGATCTTTAGATTGAATTTTTCGGGCCTCAATACGTCCAATAAAGATTCTCTGGAAGAATCATTTAAATTAAGATTGCTCAATTCGGCAGAGGATTTTTTTAATAAGTACAAAAATATTTTTGGAGAAATTGATGGCGTAATAGATAGGATCAAAAATATTGGAGATATTAGTTCTATATTTATCACCGTTGTTAACCAGGTTAAAAATGTAGACGGGAGGATTTATCTTATAATCGATGAATACGACCATTTTGCCAATGATATTATAGCAATGGGTGAAAGTCAATTATATAAGGAGATTATTAGGGCATCAGGATTTGTCAGGGATTTTTATGAAACCGTAAAAATAGGAACTGAAAGCGTTGTAGAGAGGATATTTATAACAGGGATTTCGCCTATAATGCTGGACGACCTCACCAGCGGTTTTAATATAGCTTTGAACATTACGATGGATGTGAATATGAATGAGATGCTGGGCTTTACGGAAAGTGAGGTTAACGGGATAATCGAAAAATTGGGTATAGAAAGAAAAGATATTATGATAAATTTAAGAGAATATTATAATGGATATTTGTTTAATGAATTTTCTACTGAAAGGGTATATAATCCCGATATGGTCCTATATTTTTTAGACCAGTTTATAAGGTTTAATCAACGACCGAGATATTTGATTGATGACAATGTGAAAATGGATTACGGAAGGCTTAATAGATTGTCCATGAATATAGAAAATCAAAGGATACTGAAGAACATAGTCGAAAATGAAGGGATAACCTCTGATGTTGTAACGCGGTTTTCCTTCGACAGGATGTACGATCAGGAGTATTTCGTGTCGCTGTTGTTTTATATGGGTTTACTGACCATTGATAGAAAAGAAAAGTCCAGGCTTATATTAAAAATACCCAACTACGTTATAAAGACCGTGTACTGGGAGTATGTAGTTAACAGTATAAAAAGGGAATATAATATTGTCCTCGATACAGAGTCACTAAGGATTGCCATTGAAGAAATGGCATATAATGGCGATATAATGCCATATATAGATTATATAAGGGATAATGTGTTAAAAGCATTATCCAATAGAGACATGATTGATTTCAATGAGAAATACATAAAAGTCATACTGTTTTCGTATCTAGTATTAAGCGGCTTATACAGACCTGTAAGCGAAAGAGAAGTAGAAAATAGATACATAGATATATGCTTTGAGAGAGATATAAGGGCAACGGATGTAAAATACGAGTGGCTGATAGAGTTAAAGTATGTAAAAGAGAAAGACAGGAGTAGATTAGAAGCAATCAAACAAGAGGGATTAAGGCAGCTGGCAAAGTATGTAGACAGTAAAGGTTTTAAGGAGAGGAAAGACGTTAAAGCAGCGTTGGTGGTGTTTATAGGCAAAGGAGAATATATGTATTTTGAAAACCCCCTCTAA
- a CDS encoding AraC family transcriptional regulator, with protein sequence MYDFHTNLREGIDLCVYHCGMEECEPGHSYGPAVRDHFLIHYILDGQGRFHIDGKVYSLRKNQGFLICPDIVTYYEADRENPWTYTWVGFQGIKAEMYLKYAGLTRENPIFTYDKGNYVKECFFKMIDASKLKKGGEIRLQGLLYLFLSELIEAADGYVEAGKKQQEIYIRKAIQYIEMNYSRDISVMELARHIGLDRSYLCSLFKEYLKVSPREYLIKYRMDKACELMKNPSLSISDVARSVGYSDPLGFSKMFKKVKGCSPKAYRETY encoded by the coding sequence ATGTACGATTTTCACACAAATTTAAGAGAAGGTATCGATTTATGCGTATACCACTGTGGCATGGAAGAATGTGAGCCAGGGCACTCCTACGGGCCTGCTGTAAGAGACCATTTTCTTATACATTATATACTGGATGGGCAGGGGAGATTTCATATCGACGGAAAGGTATATAGCCTTCGCAAGAACCAGGGATTTCTCATATGCCCTGATATAGTCACTTATTACGAAGCTGATAGAGAAAACCCATGGACATACACGTGGGTAGGGTTTCAGGGCATCAAGGCTGAGATGTATTTAAAGTACGCAGGGCTTACGCGAGAAAATCCTATATTTACTTACGATAAAGGGAATTACGTAAAGGAATGTTTTTTTAAAATGATAGATGCCTCTAAGCTGAAAAAGGGCGGCGAGATACGCCTTCAGGGCCTTTTATACCTTTTTCTTTCAGAACTTATAGAGGCAGCAGATGGGTATGTTGAGGCGGGCAAAAAACAGCAAGAGATATACATAAGAAAAGCTATCCAGTACATAGAGATGAACTATTCCAGGGATATAAGCGTAATGGAACTGGCAAGGCATATAGGCCTTGACAGGAGCTATTTATGCTCGCTGTTTAAAGAGTATCTTAAAGTATCCCCTCGAGAGTACCTAATAAAGTATAGGATGGATAAAGCGTGTGAGCTTATGAAAAATCCTTCGCTGTCCATAAGCGATGTAGCTCGCTCAGTAGGCTACAGCGATCCGCTGGGTTTTTCCAAGATGTTTAAGAAAGTAAAGGGGTGTAGCCCGAAGGCGTATAGGGAAACGTATTGA
- the mntA gene encoding type VII toxin-antitoxin system MntA family adenylyltransferase antitoxin, giving the protein MRNLSLIQNEISAINSCLQKNPNIIALYIFGSYGTAYYNKFSDIDFAVLYDKIPTLDEELALEIYISDILKRDDVDVVNLNKAPINLKHNVIYTGDLLYCKDDIKLADFKEYVFNVYGDYGITLKYFYDDYIKGLSKNAL; this is encoded by the coding sequence ATGAGAAATTTGAGTTTAATACAAAATGAAATAAGTGCCATTAATTCATGTTTACAAAAAAATCCTAATATAATCGCATTATATATTTTTGGCTCCTATGGAACAGCATATTATAACAAATTTAGTGACATTGATTTCGCCGTTTTATACGACAAGATCCCTACATTGGATGAAGAATTGGCATTAGAAATATATATAAGTGATATTCTGAAACGAGATGATGTGGATGTTGTCAACCTAAATAAAGCTCCTATTAACCTAAAGCACAATGTAATATACACCGGTGACTTGCTTTACTGTAAAGACGACATAAAGTTAGCAGATTTTAAAGAATACGTGTTTAATGTATACGGCGACTATGGAATTACATTAAAATATTTTTACGATGATTATATCAAAGGACTGAGCAAGAATGCCTTATGA
- the hepT gene encoding type VII toxin-antitoxin system HepT family RNase toxin yields MPYDVDKIIKKLDTIKRSINNLNELSRLTPKEFLSDFKYYDSAKYNLQIAIEAMIDIGNHIISRQNFEPPKTYADTFEILGKHNILPSDMINTYKLMAKFRNRIVHFYDDVDESEVYNILQNNIQDFEKFISFIASLLNKPR; encoded by the coding sequence ATGCCTTATGACGTGGATAAAATAATTAAAAAACTGGATACAATTAAAAGATCCATAAATAACCTCAATGAGTTATCGCGACTTACACCAAAAGAATTTCTATCAGATTTCAAATATTATGATTCGGCAAAATATAATCTTCAAATAGCAATAGAAGCAATGATCGACATCGGAAATCACATCATATCAAGGCAAAATTTCGAACCCCCTAAGACCTATGCTGATACGTTCGAGATTCTTGGAAAGCACAACATATTGCCATCTGATATGATTAATACATATAAGTTAATGGCCAAATTTCGCAATAGAATCGTGCATTTTTATGATGATGTCGATGAATCTGAGGTCTACAACATCCTACAGAATAACATACAGGATTTCGAGAAATTTATTTCATTCATAGCTTCCTTATTGAACAAGCCCAGGTAG